One Poecilia reticulata strain Guanapo linkage group LG4, Guppy_female_1.0+MT, whole genome shotgun sequence genomic window carries:
- the axdnd1 gene encoding axonemal dynein light chain domain-containing protein 1 produces the protein MSLSTARASPAPSSPRGEQADETDLRVQLPALEIRKGPLPVKQAAIPDELLLSLTSTVSKNTQGHTAHHRSCENDGIRRPDGVWHYPLGRNKYKYFLEQPTSLTEAGRDISFLCDAVLTQKKMTALPPLHEKSCNGDTNYGNLDVKQNVIPEEYRIVKNKGIRSLQLYEDAFTVQLKDQEQKLRVLPSLRPSGRLEVIQLMRMMDDMLEKAGVDQDNEELTDLCQLESLLELVKTEQNIYNIVFHELIRQVTVSCAERGQLLAKLRQRYQSLLERIPRRLTSLHAEVVAQRALDRRLIEEIYHIKATIQEINMELAKVRDHDAFVSDKVQHAQEELAKTYKETLSCSDVVQGYHHMYELHRTRLEDQLLKMMEDRDYWRQFTFNLALKVIKVKKLRLVRELYVSEESWFKTAQDCLIYISTQDICDLDVIVELANKWRDQLIGLMFFVKKIQLVQFEQLSSIQGEIKKWRHYVSIQNLDEAPEYDVTTLAEIHADVWKWSNKLSLASQECQGERKILFQKRLSELYSTLDRFIKISFYIVERHTFPDVESAMSLETIKELESDLLELLRQYETQISVIHQLLTSMFKLMDFWASETHDALQLFCPQSALTASDSVKLEEALSNCQHMSAEIFLYFHFAQKEKQTDPEMVQIIPDLYSGSDKSIDEVHELKKRLFSFSETENKKLEEEVTCFHKGQTNWMLELLLHLLPDQTEEEDKNPKREDKSENSRQALVKDAKGLSKKLVYYSRFITRACNSILEQLLVVDPYFAEVGDRKKQLKKLQTDGNKWMESVKILLKVLNEEFEAELIEQPEETSSIPQPPESMETQTSGGPLQEPRQAGKTKDGTEPEKTEMTSEEPETEQQERPTVKLIDYDGNIIQIYQDENMVQLPGGNELVVCPVIEEAQKAFSDLTTVILLQKELSDSEKIAIIAQNRAREAEEALTEALNKIKDLERLLQRQPAPEPPSKDEEKKTPPCSPPPAAEPTSET, from the exons ATGTCGTTGTCCACGGCCAGAGCAAGTCCAGCGCCAAGCTCACCCAGAGGAGAGCAAGCAGACG AGACTGACCTGAGAGTCCAACTTCCAGCTCTGGAGATCAGGAAGGGGCCACTTCCTGTCAAACAAGCGGCCATCCCAGATGAACTGCTGCTCAGCCTCACCTCCACTGTCTCCAAGAACACACAGGGCCACACTGCACATCACCGAAGCTGTGAA aatgaTGGAATCAGACGGCCAGATGGAGTTTGGCATTATCCGCTCGGACgcaacaaatacaaatactttctggAACAGCCAACATCGCTGACAGAAGCCGGCAG GGATATTTCCTTCCTGTGCGATGCTGTGCTTACACAGAAAAAGATGACTGCTCTCCCACCACTGCATGAGAAGAGCTGCAACGGAGACACAAACTACGGG AACTTGGATGTCAAACAAAATGTGATCCCTGAAGAGTATCGTATTGTGAAGAACAAAGGAATACGATCCCTCCAGTTGTATGAAGA TGCATTCACAGTGCAGCTGAAAGATCAGGAGCAGAAGTTACGAGTCCTCCCATCACT GAGGCCCAGTGGCAGGCTGGAAGTGATCCAGCTGATGAGGATGATGGATGACATGCTGGAAAAGGCCGGAGTGGATCAGGACAACGAAGAGCTGACTGATCTGTGCCAA CTCGAAAGCTTGTTGGAACTGGTGAAGACAGAGCAGAACATCTACAACATCGTTTTCCATGAACTGATCAGGCAGGTTACCGTCAGCTGCGCTGAGAGAGGACAGCTCCTCGCCAAACTCAG gCAGCGGTACCAGTCTCTGCTTGAGCGAATCCCCCGGCGCCTGACATCGTTACACGCTGAGGTGGTAGCACAGCGGGCTCTGGACCGTCGGCTCATTGAGGAAATTTACCATATCAAGGCAACCATCCAAGAGATAAACAT GGAACTAGCAAAAGTCAGAGACCATGATGCTTTTGTTTCCGATAAGGTGCAGCACGCACAGGAGGAACTTGCCAAAACCTACAAAGAGACTCTCAGCTGCTCAGA TGTTGTCCAGGGTTACCATCATATGTATGAGCTGCACAGAACTCGTCTGGAGGATCAGCTGCTAAAGATGATGGAAGACAGAGACTATTGGAGACAGTTCACCTTCAACCTCGCCCTCAAA GTGATTAAAGTGAAGAAGCTCCGGCTTGTCAGGGAGCTGTATGTCAGTGAGGAAAGTTGGTTCAAGACAGCACAGGACTGCCTCATCTACATCTCCACACAG GATATATGTGATCTGGATGTCATAGTGGAGTTGGCCAACAAGTGGAGAGATCAGCTGATCGGCCTCATGTTCTTTGTGAAGAAGATTCAGCTTGTTCAGTTTGAACAGCTCTCCTCCATACAGGGAGAAATCAAAAAGTGGCGTCATTACGTCAGCATACAGAATCT GGATGAGGCTCCAGAATATGACGTTACAACATTGGCAGAAATCCATGCAGACGTATGGAAGTGGTCAAAT aagcTGTCACTTGCATCTCAGGAATGCCAAGGTgaaagaaagattttatttcagaagagACTGAGTGAACTCTACAGTACCCTGGAtagatttataaaaataagcttttataTTGTTGAAAGACACACTTTCCCTGATGTTGAGTCTGCCATGAGCCTTGAGACTATAAAAGAACTGGAGAGTGACCTACTTGAACTTCTCAGACAGTATGAAACTCAAATCAGTG TGATCCACCAACTCCTTACATCCATGTTTAAACTGATGGACTTCTGGGCTTCTGAAACTCATGATGCGCTGCAGCTGTTCTGTCCTCAGTCAGCGTTGACCGCCTCTGATTCGGTTAAACTGGAAGAAGCTTTGTCTAATTGCCAGCACATGTCTGCAGagatatttttgtacttccatttcgcacaaaaggaaaaacaaacggACCCAGAAATGGTCCAAATAATCCCTGACTTGTA CTCAGGGTCAGACAAGTCGATAGATGAGGTTCACGAGCTCAAAAAACGCCTGTTCAGCTTCTCTGAGACTGAGAACAAGAAACTGGAAGAAGAG GTGACTTGTTTTCACAAAGGTCAAACAAACTGGATGTTGGAACTGTTGCTTCACTTGTTACCTGACCAGACTGAGGAAGaagataaaaatccaaaacGTGAAGACAAATCAGAAAACTCAAGACAAGCTTTAGTTAAGGATGCAAAAGGACTTTCTAAGAAATTGGTCTATTATTCCAGATTTATTACCAG AGCATGCAATTCAATTTTGGAGCAGTTGTTGGTGGTGGACCCTTATTTTGCAGAGGTGGGAGATAggaaaaaacagcttaaaaagcTGCAG ACAGATGGTAATAAATGGATGGAAAGTGTAAAAATACTGCTCAAAGTACTTAATGAGGAATTTGAGGCGGAACTCATCGAGCAACCAGAAGAAACTTCAAGCATCCCTCAGCCGCCAGAAAGCATGGAGACTCAG ACCAGTGGAGGTCCTTTACAGGAGCCCAGGCAAGCTGGCAAAACCAAAGATGGGACTGAGCCAGAAAAAACTGAG atGACAAGTGAAGAACCTGAAACAGAACAACAAGAG AGGCCAACAGTAAAGCTGATAGACTATGATGGAAACATCATTCAAATATACCAGGATGAGAACATGGTCCAGCTGCCTGGG GGCAATGAGCTGGTTGTGTGTCCAGTAATAGAAGAAGCTCAAAAAGCTTTCTCTGATCTAACAACAGTAATCCTCCTTCAGAAAGAACTAAG